Proteins from a single region of Thamnophis elegans isolate rThaEle1 chromosome 17, rThaEle1.pri, whole genome shotgun sequence:
- the SIPA1 gene encoding signal-induced proliferation-associated protein 1 yields MQSDDLFVRKMRRHSNRPPLTSFSFDNFRTPKPQACEGPLVGHCGPPLRSPQCSSLMHRSNSDVTLSEGELTTTAGAPSSPLPLAAASGTGFQRNSSSPSMPSKSMAPPRARAHSHEESRVGSPTARRFRDPLVLLGLASSDVWESDGSGTPSAETSVSLPASEVATPVWGRHLAHYDVQSILFEPGEGAREAARQGNVTTGASAASQCRTADVTPILEDGAGEEEGGTLVLRCSAFRVEAGGEVERGLGQHRGLPAGFHCPNMAVSVLEEPRESYGQRSSRVMHTIEYADLGACYYRKHFYGKEHQNFFGVDDQLGAVAISLRREEKEGSTGPQYNYRLILRTSQLRTLRGSILEDALPLTARHASPRGVPPKKLLEHIVPELTLSCLRLASNSPKVPETLLKLDEQGLSFQRKVGILYCREKQGSEEDMYNNEKAGPTFEEFLNLLGDRVRLLGFDKYRAQLDIKNDSTGTHSLYTTYQDYEIMFHVSTMLPYTPNNRQQLLRKRHIGNDIVTIIFQEPGALPFTPRLVRSQFQHVFIVVRVHHSSSDHTTYR; encoded by the exons ATGCAGTCGGACGATCTCTTCGTTCGCAAGATGCGACGCCACTCGAACCGTCCACCGCTCACCTCCTTCTCGTTCGACAATTTCCGGACCCCCAAGCCCCAGGCGTGCGAGGGCCCGCTCGTGGGCCACTGTGGCCCGCCACTGAGGTCACCACAGTGCAGCAGCCTCATGCATCGCAGCAACAGTGACGTGACCCTGAGCGAAGGGGAGCTGACAACCACTGCAGGTGCTCCCAGCTCCCCGTTACCGCTGGCCGCAGCATCCGGGACGGGATTCCAGCGAAATAGCAGCAGCCCCAGCATGCCCTCAAAGAGCATGGCGCCCCCTCGAGCCCGGGCACACAGCCACGAAGAGTCGCGGGTGGGCAGTCCCACCGCGCGTCGTTTCCGTGATCCCCTGGTCCTGCTGGGACTGGCATCCTCGGATGTCTGGGAATCGGACGGGAGTGGCACCCCGTCAGCGGAGACCAGCGTATCGCTTCCCGCATCGGAGGTGGCCACGCCGGTGTGGGGCCGCCACTTGGCCCATTATGACGTTCAGAGTATCCTCTTTGAGCCGGGCGAGGGGGCCCGGGAAGCTGCGAGGCAGGGCAACGTCACCACGGGTGCCTCGGCGGCTTCACAGTGCCGTACGGCGGACGTGACCCCGATTCTGGAGGACGGggcaggagaggaggaaggaggcacGCTGGTGCTCAGGTGTTCCGCCTTTCGGGTGGAAGCCGGAGGGGAGGTCGAACGGGGACTAGGCCAACACCGGGGGTTGCCGGCGGGCTTCCACTGCCCAAACATGGCCGTTTCGGTGCTGGAGGAACCCCGCGAAAGTTACGGACAGAGGAGTAGCCGAGTGATGCACACCATCGAATATGCCGATCTCGGAGCCTGTTACTACCGGAAGCATTTTTACGGCAAAG AACATCAAAATTTCTTCGGGGTGGACGATCAGCTGGGCGCTGTGGCCATCTCCCTCCGCCgcgaagagaaggaaggaagcaccgGTCCTCAGTACAACTACCGCTTGATCCTTCGCACAAGCCAG CTCCGGACCCTCCGTGGATCCATTTTGGAAGATGCCCTGCCTCTCACCGCTCGCCATGCCTCTCCCCGGGGCGTCCCTCCCAAGAAGCTTCTGGAGCACATCGTGCCGGAGCTCACCCTGTCGTGTTTGCGTCTCGCTTCCAACTCCCCGAAAGTCCCCGAGACGTTGCTGAAGTTGGACGAGCAAGGG CTTAGTTTCCAGCGCAAAGTCGGGATCCTGTACTGCCGGGAAAAGCAGGGTTCGGAGGAGGACATGTACAACAACGAGAAGGCTGGGCCCACCTTTGAAGAGTTCCTGAACCTCTTGGGGGATCGAGTCCGCCTACTCGGCTTCGACAAATACCGTGCGCAGCTGGACATCAAGA ACGACTCCACCGGGACCCACTCCCTGTATACCACGTATCAGGACTACGAGATTATGTTCCACGTCTCGACCATGTTGCCCTACACGCCAAACAACCGCCAGCAG ctGTTAAGGAAACGACACATTGGCAATGACATTGTCACCATCATCTTCCAAGAACCGGGAGCTCTCCCCTTCACCCCGCGCTTGGTTCGTTCCCAGTTCCAGCACGTTTTCATCGTGGTCAGAGTGCACCATTCCTCCTCGGATCATACCACCTACAggtga